The DNA window GGTGTTGTTCTCACCACCGGCACAATAACAATCGCGACCCCAGTCGCGGAAGGCACGAACCAGTTGAGCCAATTGAGGATCGTTGGTACAGATTGCCCCGCCTTCACCAGTTGTGATGTGGTGGGCAGGGTAAAAAGAGATGGTTGAAAGATGACCAAAAGTGCCTGTTTTCTTTCCTTTATAAGCACTTCCAAATGCATCGCAATTGTCTTCAATAACCCACAGATTATATTCATTGGCCAATTGCATCACAGCATCGAGGTTAAAAGGATTGCCTAACGTGTGTGCAATAAAAATACATCCGGTTTTTGGAGTGATGGCTTTGCGCATCATTTCAACATCAATATTGTAAGTTGGAATTTCAACATCTACAAATACCGGAATTAAACCATACTGAATGATAGGCGTAACAGTAGCGGGGAAACCTGCGGCTACAGAAATTACTTCATCACCAGGCTTAAGCCTTTTTTCGCCCAGTTTTTCAGAAGTCAAGGCTGAGAAAGCAAGCAGATTAGCCGAAGATCCTGAGTTGGCGAGCAGTACATGCTCTATGCCAAGAAATTCGGCTATTTTTTCAGCAAATTCTTCAGAGAATCTGCCTTCTGTCAGCCAAAAATCAAGGGAAGCTTCTACCGCATTAACCAATTCCTGATGATCAAATACCCTTCCGGCATAATTTACCTTTGATTTACCCGGGACGAATTCTTTTTCGGAAAATCTTGCCTGATAATATTCTACGGTTTTGGTGACTATCTCTTTTCTTAGTTGTTTAAAATCTGTCATTTTTTTATTTCACGAATTATGACGAATTATACGAAGGAATCCTTTAGTTGTTGCACTTTTTTTTTATTACTTTATGAAGTTATTTATAAAACTCATCAATTTGTTTCTCAGAAACACTTCTTACATCTTCTCCATTTAACCAGGCTTTGTTCCAGTCGACGATGGATCTGAGGGTGGTTTCGATATCCCATTTTGGAATCCATCCAAGTTCAGCTTTCGCTTTTGAACAGTCCAATTTCAGATAACTTGCTTCATGTGGTTGAGGAGTACTGTCTAATTCATAGGCAGCGCCATTACTCCAAAGTTCACATATTTTATGGGTAATCCATTCTACATTTTTAGCGTCACTGTCATCAGCTCCGAAATTCCAACCTTCTGCAAAAGCAGGTCCGGCCGTATAGAGCTTTTCGCACAATGCAAGGTAACCGGATAAAGGTTCCAGTACATGTTGCCAGGGTCGAATGGCATAAGGACTCCGGATTTTTACTTTCTCCCCACGCATTATTGCACGGATAAAATCCGGTATAAGCCGGTCGTCGGCCCAGTCGCCCCCACCTATAACATTACCGGCACGTGCAGAAGCTAAAGCAACACCATGATTCTTATATTCTTTAGGATTAAAAAAAGAACTTCTGAAAGAGGCTGTTACCAGTTCAGAGCAACCTTTGCTGTTCGAGTAGGGGTCATAACCGCCCATTGGCTCATTCTCACGGTATCCCCAATGCCATTCCTTGTTTTCGTAACATTTATCAGTGGTAACATTGAGAATTGCCTTCACACTGCCCACCTGCCTGGCAGCATCAAGCAGATTCACTGTTCCCATCACATTAATTTCATAAGTTTCGCGTGGATTCTTGTAAGATTCCCTTACAATTGCCTGGGCGGCCATGTGGATGATAACCTCAGGCTGTACTTCTTTGAGTGTTTTTAGTAACAAATTGTAATCCCTGATATCTCCGATAGTAGAAGAAACAAGTTGGTCAACTTGTGCCAGTTCGTATAAACTTGGGGTTGTATGAGGCTTTAATGCATAGCCATACACATCAGCTCCTAATTTATGGAGTAAAAGGCAAAGCCAAGAGCCTTTGAAACCAGTATGGCCGGTTACCAGTACCTTTCGTCCTTTGTATATATTGCTGTATAAATTATCTTTCATTATAACTATTCGTTTAATTCGTTCAAATTTGTGTAATTCGCGACATTACCATTTGATCCATGGTGCTTTATTTTTTTCAATTAACTCTTCCATTTGACTTTTGTCACGTTGATTGTCCATTGGCTTCCAAAAACCATGATGTTTATAGGTATATAGCTGATTATCCTTTGCAAGATTCTCAAGCGGATCTATCTCAAATATTGTTTTGTCTCCCTCTATGTAATCAAAGACCTCAGGCTGACAAACAAAAAAACCGCCGTTTATCCAGGATCCGTCGCCTTTAGGTTTCTCCTGAAAACTTTTAACTTTAAGTGATTCATCTATTTCAAGAGCACCAAAACGGCCTTCCGGCAGCACAGATGTCATGGTTATGAATTTCCCGTGATTCATATGGAATTCAACAAGTTGATTTATATCAACATCGCCAACCCCATCACCATAAGTTAGCATAAAAGGTTCATTACCCACATATTCTTGTGCTCGTTTTATACGCCCACCTGTCATGGTATCCAATCCTGTATCTATGAGAGTTACCTTCCAGGGTTCTGCATAATTATTGTGGTGCGTTATCGTATTAGAGGTCATATCAATAGTCATGTCAGCCATGTGCAGGAAATAATGCGCGAAATATTCCTTGATCATGTATCCTTTATATCCGCAAAGAATGACAAATTCATTAAACCCATATGAGGAGTATATTTTCATGATATGCCACAAGATGGGTTTACCACCTATTTCAACCATAGGTTTTGGCTTAAGGGCTGTTTCTTCGGATAGGCGGGAGCCAAGGCCGCCGGCTAAGATTAGAACTTTCATGAGGTTATAAGTAAAAAGGTAAAAGTAAAAAGAAAAGGTGGTTATTAAGTAGTATGATGACTGTTGGCTTTTATTGAACTAAAAGTTAACATCGCTATTCACCAGTCACTCCCCACACCACTTTATCCACAATCCTGGTGTAGCTCTGGATGATCTTTACAACCTTTACCGATACATTGGCATCGTTGTAATCAGGGATAGCCGCGAATAGTGACTAGGTGATTTCAGCCCCCTCCCTGGCCCTCCCCTGTTCCTCGCGTACGCGGGGACATGCGGGGGAGGGGAACGTTAGAGCTGTTAGATTTGCTAAATTCTCAATTTCCCAATCCTTATAACTTTTCAATTTTTCCTTTCACCTTTTCACTGTTTCACTGTATCACTATTCCACATCATTGAGTCTTAAGAACTCTTTTCCTGATCCACAGTGCAAATAATGGATCAGAAAGAATATACCGCTCATCACTATTTTTAATAATGAGTCCTGTCCCTTTCAGAACTTTCAGGGTTCGGGAAACATTGATGCTTTTATAATCAATCCTGGAATAAAGAGAACTGGCGTCTTCTGCTATTTTCAGGACGACCAGGCGATGCTCCCGTCTTTTAGATGTTTCTTCCCAAAGTTTTTCCAGGTAGTTTCGTTCATGCAAAAGCAATTCTTCCAGGATCGTATCCAGATCAAGTTTAAATGATAAAGGTGATAGCTGGTGCTTGATATAAATTTGTTGAAGGATTAGCTGGGTATAGTAAGGATGACCATTCGAAAAATCCAGAATGGAATTTATAAATTGATCCGTCACACTAATATTCAATTCATGAAACGTCCGTTCAAGATATTTACGAAAATCTTCTTTATGGATAAATCCAATTTCAATAATTCTTGCAAGCCGGTAAAAAGGTGAATTCTTTTTCAGGAAAAGGGAATCCATCATCGATTCTGAGCTGCCGGAGAAGATAAAGGCTGTATTTTTCTGTAGTTGAATTTTCGAACGGAACAATTTTACG is part of the Bacteroidales bacterium genome and encodes:
- the rfbH gene encoding lipopolysaccharide biosynthesis protein RfbH translates to MTDFKQLRKEIVTKTVEYYQARFSEKEFVPGKSKVNYAGRVFDHQELVNAVEASLDFWLTEGRFSEEFAEKIAEFLGIEHVLLANSGSSANLLAFSALTSEKLGEKRLKPGDEVISVAAGFPATVTPIIQYGLIPVFVDVEIPTYNIDVEMMRKAITPKTGCIFIAHTLGNPFNLDAVMQLANEYNLWVIEDNCDAFGSAYKGKKTGTFGHLSTISFYPAHHITTGEGGAICTNDPQLAQLVRAFRDWGRDCYCAGGENNTCGKRFSQHFGNLPLGFDHKYVYSEIGYNLKMTDIQAAIGAAQIDKLPEFCDRRKANFKEWTRIFSKYPEYFILAQATEGADPAWFAFIVTLKEGTPFTRDEIARHLNDNLIETRNLFAGNMTKQPGFMNRHWRIAEHLNNTDYIMNNTFFLGTYPGLTKEMFDYSEKVLTSFLSDFTN
- the rfbG gene encoding CDP-glucose 4,6-dehydratase; protein product: MKDNLYSNIYKGRKVLVTGHTGFKGSWLCLLLHKLGADVYGYALKPHTTPSLYELAQVDQLVSSTIGDIRDYNLLLKTLKEVQPEVIIHMAAQAIVRESYKNPRETYEINVMGTVNLLDAARQVGSVKAILNVTTDKCYENKEWHWGYRENEPMGGYDPYSNSKGCSELVTASFRSSFFNPKEYKNHGVALASARAGNVIGGGDWADDRLIPDFIRAIMRGEKVKIRSPYAIRPWQHVLEPLSGYLALCEKLYTAGPAFAEGWNFGADDSDAKNVEWITHKICELWSNGAAYELDSTPQPHEASYLKLDCSKAKAELGWIPKWDIETTLRSIVDWNKAWLNGEDVRSVSEKQIDEFYK
- the rfbF gene encoding glucose-1-phosphate cytidylyltransferase, encoding MKVLILAGGLGSRLSEETALKPKPMVEIGGKPILWHIMKIYSSYGFNEFVILCGYKGYMIKEYFAHYFLHMADMTIDMTSNTITHHNNYAEPWKVTLIDTGLDTMTGGRIKRAQEYVGNEPFMLTYGDGVGDVDINQLVEFHMNHGKFITMTSVLPEGRFGALEIDESLKVKSFQEKPKGDGSWINGGFFVCQPEVFDYIEGDKTIFEIDPLENLAKDNQLYTYKHHGFWKPMDNQRDKSQMEELIEKNKAPWIKW
- a CDS encoding ATP-binding protein; translated protein: MKLQAGKPVTGKDLIGREKEIDLIMTLLRQGQSIVLIAPRRFGKTSIVLEVLDRLKKDHHFTTYVDLFAVPDLRQLSEQITATVLANKKLDKVFRKFGKNIGQVLKNIELKQVVEEFEFVLSYASPETDDWELLSESIDFIESYSHKYQKQIFCGLDEFGDISKLDGDRIVKLFRSKIQLQKNTAFIFSGSSESMMDSLFLKKNSPFYRLARIIEIGFIHKEDFRKYLERTFHELNISVTDQFINSILDFSNGHPYYTQLILQQIYIKHQLSPLSFKLDLDTILEELLLHERNYLEKLWEETSKRREHRLVVLKIAEDASSLYSRIDYKSINVSRTLKVLKGTGLIIKNSDERYILSDPLFALWIRKRVLKTQ